TCTTGTATATAGACAGTCGCACGATACGCCTTGCCGCCGCCTGGAGGCGTACCGTACCCAAAGACAATCACGCCACTAAACGGATCAACTGACTGCACAGGCATAAAGCTCAGCACATCCAGCGAGGCCGCCCAAAGGTAGCGGTTTACCTGTACATTGGCTTCATTGTTCTTTTTGCCGAAGGCGTCCCAGATGGTTTGCCCATCGCCCGTTTCAATACCCGCAGCCGAAGGTTGGCTTGCAGGTGCTGTTGGGTCGCGCTCTTGCGTTGCCGCAGGGCTGATCCGTCCGAAAAGACCGCTGCCGCCTCCACAAGCGCTCAGCGACACGAGAGCAAACAAGATT
This genomic window from Lentibacter algarum contains:
- a CDS encoding DUF3576 domain-containing protein, translating into MPSRVLKSVAILFALVSLSACGGGSGLFGRISPAATQERDPTAPASQPSAAGIETGDGQTIWDAFGKKNNEANVQVNRYLWAASLDVLSFMPVQSVDPFSGVIVFGYGTPPGGGKAYRATVYIQDPALDARSLNVALAGRGGPVAAGTQRAVEDAILNRARQMRIADGKL